One region of Mucilaginibacter gotjawali genomic DNA includes:
- a CDS encoding DUF3127 domain-containing protein has protein sequence MEIKGKVHEVGATMQVTDSLKKRELIVEYIENPQYPEYLKFEAIQDRCNLLDNVKAGDDVEVFFNLRGRPWTDKAGKKSYFNSMQLWKINMLAPAGASASPEYAPPADISATPDEDDLPF, from the coding sequence ATGGAAATTAAAGGTAAGGTACATGAAGTAGGTGCAACCATGCAGGTAACCGACTCGTTAAAGAAAAGGGAACTGATAGTTGAATATATCGAGAATCCTCAATATCCCGAATATTTAAAGTTCGAAGCTATACAGGACCGCTGTAACTTATTGGATAATGTTAAGGCTGGTGATGATGTGGAAGTGTTTTTTAACCTGAGGGGAAGGCCATGGACCGATAAAGCCGGCAAAAAGAGCTATTTTAACTCGATGCAGTTATGGAAAATAAATATGCTGGCCCCTGCGGGTGCAAGTGCGAGCCCTGAATATGCGCCACCGGCTGATATCAGCGCTACGCCTGATGAGGACGATCTGCCTTTTTAG
- a CDS encoding sensor histidine kinase — protein sequence MKRKSIALIIGLMGFALLGVMAMQLYFLRQSYQMQSELFDRSVNEALGNVVAKISKQDALNFLKVKAKGGDAYKPVWNGNQNNISNSKGVTDNNLVANANLVTRHKLTSRERKIAVWRDSLRRMILHKRMDDEMARLLQGGSVDLQIHLEEFTDEFGNVHGSVTPVLVRNPAPVLNKHQKLHKYDTVRYTYMDPQFGKQVISIPHLNLQWQQEQQRKQKEKQLRELRKMLENDSLQNTPRGKSTVIENLAEEYGKYGEPLKMRLNPFWIDTLIRFELHNKGIDLPISYDVMTANSDSVIFSKANDVTGAQPTFKNITVYQTPIFSRDVINDPGLIRLAFPQKNSLILNKMTASLATTGGLLMVLVFCFGYTIFSILRQKKVSEMKTDFINNMTHEFKTPVSTIMIASEALKDSEIAVDRSRVARLANIIYEENERLGSHIERVLNIARIEKNDFKLEKRPLDVNEMIAVVVDSMELKLQKCNAKTTLQLDADNAVISADELHFSNVIYNLIDNAIKYSAGDPEITISTQNKNGQVVIKVADKGIGMSRDQQTKIFEQFYRIPTGNLHDVKGFGLGLSYVNTVVKRLNGMISVKSEKEKGSEFELKFQVT from the coding sequence ATGAAAAGAAAAAGCATCGCGCTGATCATAGGTTTGATGGGTTTTGCACTGTTAGGTGTAATGGCTATGCAATTGTATTTTCTGCGCCAGTCGTACCAGATGCAATCCGAACTTTTTGACCGCTCGGTAAATGAGGCTCTCGGTAATGTTGTTGCAAAAATAAGTAAGCAGGATGCGCTGAATTTTCTGAAAGTAAAAGCAAAAGGGGGCGACGCCTATAAACCTGTGTGGAACGGTAATCAAAATAATATCAGCAACAGCAAAGGGGTTACAGACAATAATCTTGTTGCAAATGCAAATCTTGTAACCAGGCATAAACTAACCAGCCGGGAAAGAAAGATTGCTGTTTGGCGTGACAGCCTGAGGCGGATGATCCTTCATAAAAGAATGGACGACGAAATGGCCAGGCTATTGCAGGGTGGATCCGTTGACCTGCAGATTCATTTGGAAGAGTTTACTGATGAATTTGGCAATGTTCACGGTAGTGTTACCCCCGTACTGGTGAGGAATCCGGCCCCTGTTTTAAATAAGCATCAAAAGCTGCATAAATATGACACGGTACGTTATACCTATATGGACCCTCAATTTGGCAAACAGGTAATTTCTATCCCGCATTTAAATTTACAGTGGCAGCAGGAACAACAAAGAAAGCAAAAGGAAAAGCAGTTGCGCGAATTAAGGAAAATGCTTGAAAATGATTCGCTGCAAAATACGCCGAGGGGTAAGTCAACTGTAATTGAAAACCTTGCCGAGGAATACGGGAAATATGGCGAACCTTTAAAAATGCGTTTGAACCCTTTTTGGATAGATACGCTTATACGGTTTGAATTGCATAATAAAGGGATCGATCTGCCGATTAGTTACGACGTAATGACAGCCAACAGCGACTCCGTTATTTTTTCAAAAGCAAATGATGTTACCGGCGCTCAGCCAACCTTTAAAAATATTACCGTTTACCAAACGCCTATCTTCAGCAGGGATGTGATCAATGATCCGGGCTTGATCAGGCTCGCGTTTCCGCAAAAAAACTCATTGATCCTTAACAAGATGACTGCCTCATTGGCTACTACAGGTGGGTTACTGATGGTGCTGGTTTTTTGCTTCGGATATACCATATTCTCGATACTTCGTCAAAAAAAGGTGTCCGAAATGAAAACCGATTTCATCAATAACATGACGCACGAGTTTAAAACGCCTGTATCAACCATCATGATTGCCAGCGAAGCCCTGAAAGACAGCGAGATTGCTGTTGACAGAAGCAGGGTGGCGAGGCTTGCCAATATTATTTATGAAGAAAACGAACGTTTAGGGAGCCATATCGAAAGGGTGTTGAACATTGCGCGGATAGAAAAGAATGATTTTAAACTCGAAAAAAGGCCGCTGGATGTGAATGAAATGATAGCCGTTGTGGTTGACAGTATGGAGCTGAAGCTGCAAAAATGCAATGCTAAAACTACGTTACAACTGGATGCGGATAATGCGGTGATCAGCGCAGATGAACTGCACTTTTCAAATGTAATTTATAACCTTATTGACAATGCCATTAAATATAGCGCCGGTGACCCTGAAATTACCATCAGCACCCAAAATAAAAACGGGCAGGTGGTTATTAAGGTAGCTGATAAGGGTATAGGCATGAGTCGGGACCAGCAAACAAAAATCTTTGAACAGTTTTACCGCATACCAACCGGCAACCTGCACGATGTTAAAGGGTTTGGATTAGGCCTGAGTTACGTTAATACCGTTGTGAAAAGGCTTAACGGTATGATCAGCGTAAAATCGGAAAAAGAAAAAGGATCGGAATTTGAATTGAAGTTCCAGGTGACGTGA
- a CDS encoding T9SS type A sorting domain-containing protein has product MKTQFFKPGFEFIFALSMMAILGLPPMLMAQNQKDIEIKIENGDTTINGKNIKTLSPKDRANALRDIKHLSGDMAPGNDSKQRVFVFKRKDTAMKNDGGRQMITENITINKDSLGNMVETRSETRGGMKNRMTFKYNNPDQMPERMEWRNGDANGPMRRPMMRPDHRNSQNFTYINTDNDDISTRVSFYISDVTNDDLKKMPHIEGPMLDIADLNIVPQFSTGKTLLLFTLPSKGAADVKLINSEGKELWSEKTTGSSFTKSFVIGLNGIYYLQVKQGSGIAVKRIMKEE; this is encoded by the coding sequence ATGAAAACCCAATTTTTTAAACCCGGCTTTGAATTCATTTTTGCTTTAAGCATGATGGCGATACTAGGATTACCACCGATGCTGATGGCCCAAAATCAAAAGGATATTGAAATAAAAATAGAAAATGGCGATACGACCATTAACGGCAAAAATATTAAAACACTGTCGCCAAAAGACAGGGCGAATGCCCTCAGGGACATTAAACATTTATCAGGAGATATGGCGCCAGGCAATGACAGCAAGCAACGGGTTTTTGTTTTTAAACGCAAGGATACCGCGATGAAAAATGATGGCGGACGCCAGATGATTACCGAAAACATTACGATCAACAAAGACAGCCTTGGCAATATGGTTGAAACACGTTCGGAGACACGGGGTGGTATGAAAAACCGTATGACCTTTAAATATAACAATCCGGATCAAATGCCGGAGAGAATGGAATGGCGAAACGGTGATGCAAATGGCCCGATGCGGAGACCTATGATGCGGCCCGATCACAGGAACAGCCAGAATTTTACCTATATAAATACAGACAACGATGACATCAGCACGCGGGTAAGTTTCTATATTTCTGATGTAACCAATGATGACCTTAAAAAAATGCCGCATATTGAAGGCCCGATGCTTGATATTGCCGATTTGAATATCGTTCCGCAATTTTCAACCGGGAAAACTTTATTGCTGTTTACACTGCCATCAAAGGGAGCCGCTGATGTTAAACTGATAAACAGCGAAGGCAAAGAACTGTGGTCTGAAAAAACGACAGGCAGCAGTTTTACAAAAAGCTTCGTTATCGGGTTAAACGGCATTTATTACCTGCAGGTAAAACAGGGTAGCGGAATTGCTGTGAAAAGGATTATGAAAGAGGAGTAG
- a CDS encoding AAA family ATPase, with translation MKNPSPEILKIAVVGPESTGKSTMSSYLAKYYNTIWVPEFAREYCEKLTQPPTWQDEVNMFYGQVALEDELLPQASRLLICDTTFITVKIWSEYTFGKSPQEVLDELPKRTYDLYLLLNIDLPWEEDPLRDFPHLRGHFMEVWHKELDELNANYKVISGTGFERHNNAVKVINEFLISDLK, from the coding sequence ATGAAAAACCCGTCTCCCGAAATTTTAAAAATTGCAGTAGTGGGCCCTGAGTCGACAGGGAAATCAACCATGTCATCCTATCTTGCAAAATACTATAATACCATTTGGGTGCCGGAGTTTGCACGTGAATATTGCGAGAAACTAACCCAACCACCTACCTGGCAGGACGAAGTAAACATGTTTTACGGACAGGTTGCGCTTGAAGATGAATTGTTGCCGCAGGCAAGCCGGTTGCTGATTTGCGACACCACATTTATCACTGTAAAAATTTGGAGCGAATATACGTTTGGAAAATCGCCGCAGGAAGTGCTGGATGAACTGCCTAAACGCACCTATGACCTTTACCTTCTTTTAAACATCGACCTGCCCTGGGAAGAAGACCCGTTACGGGACTTCCCCCATCTGCGCGGGCATTTTATGGAGGTTTGGCATAAAGAATTGGATGAGCTGAACGCGAATTATAAAGTGATATCCGGAACCGGGTTTGAAAGGCATAATAACGCCGTAAAGGTTATAAACGAGTTTCTGATTTCGGATCTGAAATAG
- the dinB gene encoding DNA polymerase IV, whose product MPKGDAQNYRKIIHIDMDAFYASVEQRDNPEYRGKPLVVGGLPEGRGGVVATASYEARKFGIRSAMSSKQALQLCPHAIFIRPRFPAYKEASQKIREIFSRYTDLIEPLSLDEAYLDVTSDKLNIGSAIEIAQQIKQAIKDELQLTASAGVSINKFVAKTASDIKKPDGLTFIGPSAIEAFMEKLPVEKFFGVGKVTAQKMKNMGLHTGDDLKKLTEGELTKHFGKVGKFYYQIVRGIDNREVQPNRETKSLAAEDTFPYDLTTLGEMEEELDKIAQTVCKRLQQYELKGRTVTLKIKYSDFKQITRNQSFPTGLNDLETVCATAKKLLVATGIEDKKIRLLGISLSNFNDVVVRGKEEKPTDQLTLFDF is encoded by the coding sequence ATGCCAAAAGGAGACGCGCAAAACTATCGCAAGATTATCCATATTGATATGGATGCGTTTTATGCGTCGGTTGAGCAGCGGGATAATCCCGAATACCGGGGCAAACCTTTGGTTGTTGGCGGCCTGCCCGAAGGGCGTGGCGGCGTGGTTGCTACCGCGAGTTATGAGGCACGGAAGTTCGGTATCCGGTCGGCCATGTCATCCAAACAAGCCCTGCAGCTTTGCCCGCATGCTATATTTATAAGACCCAGATTTCCTGCCTATAAAGAAGCCTCCCAAAAAATCCGTGAGATCTTCAGCCGTTATACCGACCTCATCGAACCCCTGTCATTGGATGAAGCCTACCTCGATGTCACCAGCGATAAACTCAATATCGGTTCCGCTATCGAGATCGCGCAGCAAATAAAACAAGCCATTAAGGATGAATTGCAATTGACCGCCTCCGCAGGAGTATCCATTAATAAATTTGTTGCCAAAACTGCGTCGGATATCAAGAAGCCTGATGGCTTAACCTTCATAGGCCCCTCGGCTATTGAAGCTTTTATGGAGAAGCTGCCGGTTGAAAAGTTTTTTGGCGTAGGTAAAGTTACCGCTCAAAAGATGAAGAATATGGGCCTGCATACCGGTGATGATCTTAAAAAATTGACTGAAGGGGAATTAACCAAACACTTTGGCAAGGTTGGGAAGTTTTATTACCAGATCGTCCGCGGGATTGACAACCGCGAAGTGCAGCCCAACCGCGAAACAAAATCGCTGGCTGCAGAAGATACTTTCCCTTATGACCTTACCACGCTGGGAGAAATGGAAGAGGAGCTTGATAAAATTGCCCAAACAGTTTGCAAACGTCTGCAGCAGTACGAATTAAAGGGCCGCACCGTCACCCTGAAAATAAAATACAGCGATTTTAAACAGATCACCCGCAACCAGTCATTTCCTACTGGGTTGAACGACCTGGAAACTGTTTGCGCAACCGCTAAAAAACTGCTTGTGGCGACAGGCATCGAGGATAAAAAGATCAGGCTGCTCGGGATTTCGCTTTCTAATTTTAATGATGTGGTGGTGAGGGGTAAAGAAGAAAAGCCGACAGATCAGTTAACCCTGTTTGATTTTTAA
- a CDS encoding bleomycin resistance protein: MGSHSLDRTAFNAQRTKDAAYFSSLTWQTRLRLANLFNSIAYGYPENEPPKVDRAIFRAWSKEEQDKSEIYKSDETMLKSAVPILASLNEEETIKFYTEKLGFMFYSSWEGYLILGLDKINLHLWPCTDPEIAKNTGCYINVKGIDKLYAKYEPLGIIHPNGKLEEKPWRMKQFSILDNNGNIIHFGEDMGDE, translated from the coding sequence ATGGGTTCGCACTCGTTAGACAGGACTGCTTTTAACGCACAAAGGACTAAAGATGCTGCTTACTTTAGTAGCTTAACATGGCAGACGCGGCTCCGTTTAGCTAATTTGTTTAACAGCATTGCCTATGGCTATCCGGAAAATGAGCCGCCCAAAGTGGATAGAGCTATTTTTAGAGCCTGGAGTAAGGAAGAACAGGATAAATCGGAAATTTATAAATCAGATGAAACTATGCTCAAATCAGCAGTCCCCATTTTAGCATCCCTTAATGAAGAGGAAACTATTAAATTCTACACGGAAAAACTGGGCTTTATGTTTTACTCGAGTTGGGAAGGCTACCTGATTTTAGGCCTTGATAAAATAAACCTGCATTTATGGCCGTGTACAGATCCGGAAATTGCGAAAAACACAGGATGCTATATCAATGTTAAGGGTATTGATAAACTTTACGCAAAATACGAACCTCTTGGTATTATTCATCCAAACGGTAAATTAGAAGAAAAGCCCTGGAGAATGAAACAATTCAGCATACTGGATAACAACGGTAATATTATCCATTTTGGTGAAGACATGGGCGATGAATGA
- a CDS encoding RNA polymerase sigma factor yields MQADQTLEAVYIDKHYQLVVECKQGSKKACYELYRLYSKAMLNVAFRIVGNIAEAEDVLQEAFLDAFGKVKDFRQDTTFGLWLKQIVVNRSINLLRKRRLDLIELEGEQIENIADEVAEDDEEVKYKAAQVKEAIKELPDGYRLVISLYLLEGYDHEEIGQILNISENTSRTQFLRAKRKLVEILNKRGIPS; encoded by the coding sequence ATGCAAGCTGATCAAACTTTGGAAGCCGTATATATCGACAAACATTATCAACTGGTGGTGGAGTGCAAACAGGGCAGTAAAAAAGCCTGTTATGAACTGTACCGTTTATATTCAAAAGCGATGTTGAACGTCGCCTTCAGGATAGTGGGTAATATTGCCGAAGCGGAAGACGTGTTGCAGGAAGCTTTTTTGGATGCTTTCGGTAAGGTGAAAGATTTCAGGCAGGACACTACTTTCGGCTTATGGCTGAAACAAATTGTAGTAAACCGGTCCATCAACCTGTTGCGCAAACGAAGGCTGGACTTGATCGAATTGGAAGGCGAGCAGATAGAGAATATAGCCGATGAGGTTGCTGAAGACGACGAAGAAGTAAAGTACAAGGCGGCACAGGTTAAAGAGGCTATAAAAGAATTGCCTGATGGCTACAGGTTAGTGATATCACTTTACCTGCTGGAGGGATATGATCATGAAGAAATTGGACAAATACTAAATATATCAGAAAATACCTCGAGAACACAGTTTTTGAGAGCAAAAAGAAAACTGGTAGAGATTTTAAATAAAAGGGGGATACCATCATGA
- a CDS encoding response regulator transcription factor, which translates to MKKILLVEDDPNLGLLLQDYLQLKGKFDVVLCKDGEEGLRNFTKNTYDLLILDVMMPKKDGFTLGKDIRKINSHVPIIFATAKGMIEDKTQAFNLGGDDYITKPFRIEELLLRINALLKRAGNSEKHEEEKQTTFKIGQYSFDYTQQVITIGDSPQKLSTKEAELLRLLCLRKNEVLTREEALLNIWHDDNYFNGRSMDVFLSKIRKYLKDDPSVEIINVHGRGYKLLIN; encoded by the coding sequence ATGAAAAAAATACTATTGGTTGAAGATGATCCGAATTTAGGACTGCTGTTACAGGATTACCTGCAACTGAAAGGCAAGTTCGACGTTGTTTTGTGTAAAGACGGCGAAGAAGGCTTGCGCAACTTTACAAAAAACACCTACGACCTGTTGATCCTTGATGTAATGATGCCCAAGAAGGATGGCTTTACATTAGGGAAAGATATCCGGAAAATAAACAGCCATGTACCTATTATTTTTGCGACAGCCAAGGGGATGATAGAAGATAAAACCCAGGCCTTTAATTTAGGCGGGGATGATTATATTACAAAACCTTTTCGTATTGAAGAGCTTTTGCTCCGTATCAATGCTTTGCTGAAAAGAGCCGGCAATTCCGAGAAACATGAGGAAGAAAAGCAAACTACCTTTAAAATAGGGCAGTATAGCTTTGACTATACCCAACAGGTAATTACGATTGGTGACAGCCCGCAAAAACTATCCACCAAAGAGGCTGAACTGCTGCGTTTGCTTTGCCTGCGCAAAAACGAAGTGCTTACCCGCGAAGAGGCGTTGCTGAATATCTGGCATGATGATAATTATTTCAACGGCCGCAGTATGGATGTGTTTTTAAGTAAAATACGGAAGTATTTAAAGGACGATCCGAGTGTGGAGATCATTAATGTACATGGCAGGGGATATAAATTGCTAATTAATTAA
- a CDS encoding DUF4097 family beta strand repeat-containing protein has product MRVKIFKVSMLPVIAFLAINTAGFAQDISVSVSTSSPSEVSVNAKVKTKRIKAKINKLNNDLELSLDNLAANITETINDIAPKVVSEVTNMASNIVVEVNDDSNNDIAYNGDEKGSVIEKFKSYSKSYPLDGNDRIRLSNQYGKIVVNTWDRHEIKVDVQIKAVAQSDDEARKLLDGVQILDNKDGDQVSFKTQIERNNSSWKIWNWGGNNGKHKVEINYTVYMPAKTDLSVEDSYGSIQLPDLSGKVRINCSYGSVLAQNLSNPANEIEGSYGSLKAGNINGARLDYSYGSAEIEEINNLKADLSYGSFKLGKLNGTASIDLSYVGGFKIDEISNSFNKLNIDASYSSVALGVPANDNFNFDITTSYGGFSYDDEKVAITSKTPADGSRHESSTKNYKGHFGKGGSEAQINIHTSYGSVNFK; this is encoded by the coding sequence ATGAGAGTAAAGATATTTAAAGTTTCTATGCTGCCGGTTATTGCATTTTTAGCTATTAATACCGCCGGTTTTGCACAGGATATTTCGGTTTCAGTAAGTACCTCTTCCCCATCGGAGGTATCTGTTAATGCAAAGGTTAAGACTAAAAGAATCAAGGCAAAAATCAATAAGCTTAACAACGACCTTGAGTTGAGCTTAGATAATTTAGCCGCGAATATTACTGAAACCATAAATGATATTGCGCCGAAAGTTGTATCGGAAGTAACCAATATGGCCTCAAATATTGTGGTGGAAGTGAATGATGATAGCAACAACGATATTGCATACAATGGTGATGAAAAAGGATCGGTAATCGAAAAGTTTAAAAGCTATAGTAAAAGCTACCCGTTGGATGGCAACGACCGGATCAGATTGAGTAACCAATATGGAAAAATAGTGGTAAACACATGGGACAGGCACGAAATTAAGGTAGATGTACAGATAAAAGCCGTGGCGCAAAGTGATGATGAAGCCCGGAAACTTTTAGATGGCGTTCAGATCCTGGATAATAAAGATGGCGACCAGGTGTCGTTTAAAACCCAGATTGAGCGCAATAACAGTTCGTGGAAAATATGGAACTGGGGCGGAAATAACGGAAAGCACAAAGTGGAAATTAATTACACCGTTTATATGCCTGCAAAAACTGATCTCAGTGTGGAAGATAGCTATGGCTCCATACAGTTGCCTGATCTTTCCGGAAAAGTAAGGATCAATTGCTCCTACGGCAGTGTATTGGCCCAAAACCTGAGTAACCCGGCTAACGAAATTGAAGGCAGCTACGGCAGCCTGAAGGCGGGCAATATCAACGGCGCGCGCCTTGATTATTCGTACGGAAGTGCCGAGATCGAAGAAATCAATAACCTGAAAGCGGACCTGAGCTACGGCTCATTTAAATTAGGGAAGTTAAATGGCACAGCATCAATAGACTTGTCGTATGTCGGCGGATTTAAGATAGATGAGATCTCCAATTCATTTAACAAGCTGAATATTGATGCTTCTTATTCAAGTGTAGCGCTTGGTGTGCCTGCCAATGATAACTTTAATTTTGATATTACTACCTCCTACGGCGGCTTTAGTTATGATGACGAAAAGGTAGCCATCACCAGTAAAACTCCGGCCGATGGCAGCAGGCACGAAAGTTCAACCAAAAACTATAAGGGCCATTTTGGAAAAGGCGGGTCTGAAGCCCAAATCAATATCCATACCAGTTATGGGAGTGTGAATTTTAAATGA
- a CDS encoding THUMP domain-containing class I SAM-dependent RNA methyltransferase, translating to MQVFHTESKIVITCNKRLSPYLQKEVEDLGFKPVRVFQTGVELLGTVTDCIALNLNLRCASQVLYLLKSFKADDPQELYDNLVQIEWEKLIDFSGYFSVSSNVNNEHIRTPLFANVKVKDAIADRIKAQKGLRPNSGPEVNKTLVHLYWQDSDADIFMDTSGETLAKHGYRKIPGKAPMLEALAASTIMATNWDMKSTFINPMCGSGTLAIEAALLATDKCPGLFRMNYGFMHIMGYDETVFFTERRKLKDKAKKEIGFKIIATDISDDAVDIAQKNAKTAGVEHLIDFSVCDFADTPVPEEAGIVMFNPEYGERLGVHTKLEMTYKRVGDFMKAKCKGYRGYIFTGNPDLAKKIGLAAKRKIEFYNGKLDCRLLEYELYEGSKRAPKDEEKENIE from the coding sequence ATGCAAGTTTTCCACACTGAAAGTAAAATCGTTATTACCTGCAATAAAAGGCTGTCGCCCTACCTCCAAAAAGAGGTGGAGGATCTGGGCTTTAAACCTGTCCGTGTTTTTCAAACCGGCGTCGAGCTTTTGGGCACGGTGACGGACTGTATTGCTTTAAACCTTAACCTGCGCTGCGCAAGCCAGGTTTTATACCTGCTAAAAAGCTTTAAGGCTGATGACCCGCAGGAACTTTATGATAACCTGGTACAGATTGAATGGGAAAAACTGATCGATTTTTCGGGCTATTTTTCGGTATCATCCAACGTTAATAATGAGCATATCCGCACACCCTTATTTGCAAACGTAAAGGTGAAGGACGCCATTGCCGACAGGATAAAGGCCCAAAAAGGCTTAAGGCCGAACTCCGGCCCCGAAGTAAATAAAACCCTGGTACACTTGTACTGGCAGGACAGTGACGCCGATATTTTTATGGATACGTCCGGCGAAACGCTTGCCAAACATGGTTACCGGAAGATCCCGGGCAAGGCGCCAATGCTTGAAGCCCTGGCAGCATCCACCATTATGGCCACCAACTGGGACATGAAAAGCACCTTTATTAATCCTATGTGCGGCTCGGGCACGCTGGCTATTGAGGCCGCCCTGCTGGCAACCGATAAATGCCCGGGTCTTTTCAGGATGAATTATGGGTTTATGCATATTATGGGGTACGATGAAACCGTGTTTTTTACCGAAAGAAGGAAACTGAAAGACAAGGCAAAAAAAGAAATAGGGTTTAAGATCATCGCGACGGATATTTCAGACGATGCGGTTGACATCGCCCAAAAAAATGCAAAAACCGCAGGCGTAGAACATTTAATAGACTTCAGCGTTTGTGACTTTGCAGATACACCGGTACCGGAAGAGGCAGGCATTGTTATGTTTAACCCCGAATATGGCGAACGCCTGGGCGTACATACCAAGCTGGAGATGACCTACAAACGCGTAGGCGATTTTATGAAAGCCAAATGCAAGGGGTACAGGGGCTATATTTTTACCGGCAACCCCGATCTTGCGAAAAAAATCGGCCTGGCGGCCAAAAGGAAAATTGAATTTTATAATGGTAAACTCGACTGCCGACTGCTCGAATATGAGCTTTATGAGGGCAGCAAAAGGGCTCCGAAGGATGAAGAAAAAGAAAATATCGAATAA
- a CDS encoding class I SAM-dependent rRNA methyltransferase: MIDVILKKGKEKAVLHRHPWVFSGAIENIKGKPANGDIVRLMDAKGGFMAYGFYNDQSRVALRLLEWDEAVAVDEQWFRAKVGIAVASRSSILADGLTNTCRLIFSESDFLPGLIVDKYAGHLAVQVLTSGIEKLLPVIIDELQLLLKPESIFDKSDASSRSHEGLETINTALTLSHPPERVEVKENGITYNINIAEGQKSGFYCDQRENRKILAAHAKGKKVLDCFSYTGGFTLNCLQNGATSVATVDSSALAVETLKENIILNKFDETKVTPIVSDVNKQLRKFRDEGETFDIVVLDPPKYAPSRSALDKASRAYKDLNRMGMLLLNPGGLLATFSCSGAMDMETFKQVLAWAALDAGKQVQFIYQFCQPEDHPVRSSFPEGEYLKGLLCRVV; the protein is encoded by the coding sequence ATGATCGATGTGATATTAAAAAAAGGCAAGGAAAAAGCGGTGCTTCATCGCCATCCCTGGGTGTTTTCCGGCGCTATTGAAAATATAAAGGGGAAACCTGCCAATGGCGATATTGTTAGGTTAATGGATGCCAAAGGCGGCTTTATGGCCTATGGTTTTTATAACGACCAATCGCGGGTGGCTTTGCGTTTGCTGGAATGGGATGAGGCTGTTGCCGTTGATGAGCAATGGTTCCGGGCAAAAGTAGGCATCGCAGTAGCAAGCCGAAGCTCAATTCTGGCCGATGGCCTTACCAATACCTGCCGGCTGATCTTCAGCGAATCGGATTTCCTGCCGGGATTGATCGTTGATAAATATGCCGGTCACCTGGCCGTACAGGTACTGACATCGGGCATTGAAAAATTGTTGCCGGTGATCATTGATGAATTGCAGCTTTTATTGAAACCCGAAAGTATTTTTGATAAAAGCGACGCCTCTTCCCGCAGCCACGAGGGTTTGGAGACTATCAACACTGCCCTTACTTTAAGCCATCCACCCGAGCGCGTTGAAGTAAAAGAAAACGGCATCACCTATAATATCAACATCGCCGAAGGCCAAAAATCAGGCTTTTACTGCGACCAGCGCGAGAACCGCAAAATACTGGCGGCACATGCTAAGGGCAAAAAAGTGCTCGACTGCTTCAGCTATACCGGAGGCTTCACATTGAATTGTTTGCAAAATGGCGCGACATCGGTCGCCACTGTTGATAGTTCAGCCCTGGCGGTTGAAACCCTAAAAGAAAATATTATCCTGAATAAATTTGATGAAACAAAAGTTACTCCGATTGTATCCGATGTAAATAAACAGCTCCGTAAATTCAGGGATGAGGGCGAGACGTTTGACATCGTTGTATTGGATCCCCCCAAATACGCACCATCGCGTTCAGCGTTGGACAAAGCTTCGCGGGCCTATAAAGACCTTAACCGTATGGGGATGCTTTTGCTGAACCCGGGCGGTTTGCTGGCAACATTTTCCTGCTCCGGCGCTATGGATATGGAAACTTTTAAACAGGTGCTGGCATGGGCAGCTTTGGATGCCGGCAAACAGGTGCAATTTATTTACCAGTTTTGCCAGCCTGAAGATCACCCGGTAAGGTCGTCGTTCCCGGAAGGTGAGTATTTAAAAGGGTTGTTGTGCAGGGTGGTTTGA